Below is a genomic region from Nilaparvata lugens isolate BPH chromosome 3, ASM1435652v1, whole genome shotgun sequence.
caaaatttcaagtttttaggctcagtagtttgagCTGTGGTGTGGTTTCAGTCTGTTGAGGCTTAGCCTTTTTAAAGATATAGAGATAACactacaattaaaaataaaaacaagagaGAATAATATCGCACTTCACTAAATATTCACAACGATTCAAACGTAcaactaataagattagaagagaacgatATTTGAGTTAGATGCAGGAAAGTTAGTGAAGGGGTATAAAAAGGGGTATGAAAAATTATGTATATGGTATACAAAGAAAGAGGAAACAATTGAAAACAGAAAGAGTTAGtaaagctcaaaaataataatttaatcatcaattgatcaatttgatcatcaattaatcatcaaatgtggtaatagattctcatgaaatttgacaggtgtgtttttttttaaattgcatgtcgacgtatatacaaggtttttggaaatttttcattttgaggataatataagaggagaagaagcttccttcatatgccaatattatagtaaaaatcagactatagaattgttcatcataaatcaggtttcgagtggattataatattgttgtatgCAATGACgcttgcaattcaatatctcaatgtaacttggtgaaaaaacagttgttgtgtggactattaatgcatgtagtgaggcatgcaattgataacttgaagtagcatattTTTCTTCCGACttttatctgctttcaactcggtaagcttttgatgatagaaGCTAGCTGTTTAGATCAAATTATTGGCATTGTcaatacaacaacccaaacagccataagtcgtttatacactgatatctcgccgaaacaacaggacaggacagaatttaatctgatggacagtatcagaggagactgtggtttataactgcacgaggtctactgttcacagaactactagtccaatAGATTTCAAGAAGAGGAACAAAAGTTCCTACCCAttgaatttccttttatttCTACAGGAATATGGAGAAGTAGAGCAAAatcagagaagaagagaaaagaaagtAGAATAGGAAAAATAATAGAGGGGAAAGAAGAgaacagaagaaaaaaatagGGATAAGGATAAAGAGTATAGGAAAAGAGTAGAGAGTGGCACTTCTACTGTACTTTCTACCGTTTTGTGACAATCTAGAGGAgttttcggtcgtttgggaaaCTGATCATTTCGGTCATTTGGGACTCTCACCACTTTCGGTCGTTTGAGACTCTCACCACTTTCTGTCGTTTTGGACAAAACACGTTTTCTGTCGATTGGGAAAATCGTAAAAGTTTTCTGTCATTTGGGATTCGGCTGAATGAGaaagttccagtttcaatattttattaattctgcCATTTGGGGAAAAAGTAGTTTTCAGCCGTTTGGGAAAATATAGCGTTTCGGTCGTTTGATTCTGTCATTGGCAGGCCACACATTCAAAGCTAATTAGTTGAATCCTTAGACCAGTTAGattagacacggcccattgtatattctactgaaagtcgatgaagccaacatctaactGCCAATCCCCCACGTGACGTCACAAAAGTTTGTTGTGTAGGTGTTTGTGGTGTTCAACTACATTGTTCttatcaatgcattgttgttagcttggttgtgacgtcaaggtgggcggatttggcagttagatgttggcttcagaggctaggcttcccagcgtgtctattctataaatggtctaaggttgaatcagctgattaaaagctGATTAAGCTCTGGCAGCGAGCTCTAGTGTCAATTTGTTGAACTATATTCTGATTCTgatgaattaaaaaatacttAACCTCAAACATCCAAACCAAaccaaaataattaattactgtattattattattatttatcattttttgttaaGATGTTTATAAATCTATTATCAATAAACGTTGACTAATCACACAttgtattcataattttattttgataccTAATTGAAGCTTGAAAATCAATCTACTGGATAAAAGTAACTTTCATTCTCTCATCATCTTCAGCTTCTCCACAAGCAGAATATTGggaaaattttgtaaatatgcACTCCTttagtaattatttatattgatagcTCAAGTCATTTTAATATGAGTCTTGCCATTAAAAGCCGAATGAATAAACTTGTTAACACCAATTTGTTTCAACATTTCTAAAAATGTAAATGCAATACTCAACTacttatattattcaaatgatcGAATTCGTATCGAAGACGTTTCATATACGGCTCTATTTCGTCAATACttgttttttcttcctcttcaagaATAAAATTATCTAGTACAGTTTTTTTActagcttatttatttattttactagcttatttattttttatttccatctgtaatttTGTTTCTAGTGAATATCCACTCAAGGTTTGTGGTTGGCGTATCAACATTTGTGGTGGCTTTCATACTGGTAGCCTTGGTTCAGTACTGGCTGGGACACATTTCCGAGGTTGATGCcgatggagaaggaggatgtACCATGAATGAcacattatcatcattatctacCACTGAAGGTAAAACCCATTGATTATGTTATGTTCGAGCTCTGCTGGTCCTTGACACTTCAATCTATTGAATTTAAACAACTTATttaatccatccagtagttatTAGCCATTAATCGCGATAGcggaataaataaatgacgaGTGACCTGGACGGCTCAGGTCGGGTTTCAGAATTTTCAGGTTGCACTCAATCAATTTCAGGACTTCTTCCATGACTTAAAAAATACAGGCATCTAATGACTTACTTTATGCATACAGCAACAACGAATTTACGTGTCTATTCAAACTCAGGATTGGCCCAAGAAAAATATTTGGCCTTGCTGAGATTCGAACCCAGGGCATCTGGTTTACAAAGCTAGCGTATGAACCATGGCCGATATTGGATGTCATAAATATTACATCGCTCCCACGATATCGGATATTAGATGTCATAGATATTACATCAGTAATCcactaatattttcaattgtttctagCTCAGGATGTTGTCATTATGATCCCTATGCTTGTGCATGTGTAGTGGAAGaataggatataaaatatcaatattatgcgCTTTTTGGGGGTCTCAAAAATAATGAGATGTTTTATCATTTAGGAACAGCTGAAAAAATGTGCACTAATAtgaattcattttcataataatacgTCGTGTCATGATTCCCTAGTTTGGATGATCTTGAATCCAGTTGTTCCTATATCGTGAGAAACAACGATATTCTGTGATTCGATCGGGCTACTCTGTGATTCTGAACAGTTACCTACATGTCCAGAATCACTGATGGTGTGCGTGATACATGTCCCAACTGTGGCGGCGGACCCCACAGCACAGAGCATCTTTTCAGCTGCCCCTCGAAGCCTACACTACTGACAGCCGCCAGCCTCTGGACCGACCCCTGTGTGGCGGTCGGTCCGCTTCCTGGGTcttgaggtggaggaggagtgaAACAACAGGGTTCCCGAAGCTgctacaacaacaacaacaacatatctatttatttatttatctattcatcatttacaatcagtGTTGCTATAGCTTTCAGAGCGAACGGTCGTGCTTTTCGAGTTGCCTTATCTGTATGATAACTGTGATAGTTTGTTAAGCGTGCCATCTCGTACACGATAgtcaattatttttctgtgttatttaattatttttttgtttgccATGGCTGATGTTTGTTACAATTGTGAATCGGATTTCAACAACTCGAAAGATATCCTAGAATGCTTTGGATGTAGGAATTTTTTCCATCCAGAGACCAAAATTCGTACGTTAGAGAATTTTAGAAAACTCGGAGTGAAGAAATCAACTTGGAAGTGCGACGAATGTAAAGAAAAATCTTCTTTAACCGACAGCAACGATCTTGAGTCCACTTTGACAAAAACTATCGAAAACACCCACACTAAGGTATTTCATGTTAAACTCAAAGAGCTGAGTAAAATCATTACGACTCTTAATTCAACTGTTGAAAGTTTGAAATTGTCATTGGAAACTGTGCGCGCAGAAAACAAatcagtgaaagagcagagtaAGAAGCTTGAATTTGGAAATATTAAACTTCGAAGAGACATTAATGAAATTCAGCAATACACTCGTTTGGACAACTTGGAGATAGCAGGGTTTCGGagacgaaaaatgaaaatgtgtaCACAATCCTAGAATCTGTTGCTAGAGCGATAATACTCCGTTCAAAAGAGACGATATCTCTGTTGCTCATAGGTTCCTTCTTCTAAAAATAAGACAAAATCTATTATAGTTCGCTTCAAGTCAAGAACTGccaaaattaattggaaatgtGCGGTGAAAGCAAAGGACACTTGAAAAATGGAGACTTGAACTGAAATCTTCCACCAGGTTATATCTATGTGAACGATCATCTCACTGcatacatcaaattaatactgAATAAAGCTAGAGATCttaaaaagatttaaaaattaGCATATGTCTGGGTGAGTGATGCAAAGAATTCTCATTCGTAAACAGCAAGACTCTCCGGTAAAACGTATAACTAACGAAGATGACCTCAaaccatttgaataaatgtattactaCACTGTATTTACTGGTTTCTATTATTTAAAGACtgatatatatttaaatgtGGCGATATGTGTCACGAGATGACCGAGCtctgtattttttttctttcattaatattaatagacTTTCTTATCTCCTTTAACGTTATTTACGTACTTTAACCTTATCTCCTATTTTTTCCTCAGAGTTAATTCTACTCCTCtcaattctttttcaaatttctccTTTATTACACGGTTTTAAATAGCTTATTTTTCGTTTTCCTATTAATTTTTCCTTCTTATTGTATGGTTCTTATAAATGACCCTGAAGAGCATATTTCTCGTGAGACTTACAATAGCCTACTATTATAATAGAGGATATTTTTCAATCTCAGATTGAGTTGTTTGGTAGTAGTGATACCTTACCTGAACATTATTCACTTAAACATAAGAAGTTTGCGAAGGAATTTTGATAAACTGTCATACATTATCAGTAATTGTTCATTAgagtttcatattattatcctcAGTGAGACTTGGGTAGTTGAAGAGaatgattttaatttaatttgaatggtCATTCAGTGGTTAACAAGCCAGGTAAAacaaataaatgtgatggaatttgtgtctttttcaaatgtaattttATAGTAGATTATTTGGATTACGAAATGAAAGAATCCAACTCAATTCTTTTGGAAGTACAAGTGCCAGGTGCGAAGGATAAGATAATACTCATCGCTGTTTATAGGTCTCCTTCAAACAATgtagataatttttttcatttgtttgaatgattgtttgtattctatcaaaaatgagCCTAATATAATTTTTGCCGGTGACTTGAATATACATCTGAATAAGTCTACGCTTACTACTAATTAATATTTCGGAATTTTTTCTTTGAATGGTTACATAAACAAGCCTACTAGAGTTCAAAACGGCACTGAATCGATTATCGATCACATATTTTTAAAGAATTCCTCTTTCAACACCGACAGTGTATTAAGTTCAGTAATAAAAACAAGCATCACTGATCActtttgtgtcagcatccaCATTGATCTTTCAACTGACAAAATTGTAAGTAAAAATAATTCTGtcaataaaatagatttcaataaattaatattatctattGAAACTGAAAACTAGGAAAACCTATTAGATGAAAATTTACATGTGAATGAAGCAATTCAAATTGTAACtgacaaaatatcaaatcacaTTGAAATTGCAACAGTTACAGTAAAGATTCCGCATAAATTACAACCCCTTAAACCTTGGTCTTGTTCATTCGATTAGAAAACGGGACAAATTGTTTAAACGCTTTCAAAGCAGCCTTTCAATGACCGTTTAAGAAATGAGTATAAAACTTACAGAaatctttttaataaattaatagaacatAATAAATGTGAGTATTATAAGAACAAaattaaggacaaagaaacagactatagtccaaaacttcttttcgtgagaaaacaatatatcgtgagGCAACTGGAAATGGGAATTTGAATAAGGTCCTGATAATTTAGAAGATCTGGTGTGAATTTAGAAGATCTGTAATACATGTGTAGGGGGATATAACATacttacacaataaacaatattattgactgGGGGATTTTTTCAATACACTTGTATTAGAACGGCTTAGCAAGCTAGGATCACCTAGTGTGGGAATCTCAATTCCTGAGCTGAGAGCCAACAGTATGAGTGCAGGATGTATTCAACAACGTTGTACTTTCCTAGCATGGACAGGACAAGATATCGATGTAGGAGGCGCTCGGTAATGTCATGAGTTCCCGGCATAGCCACTCTCAACACTGGATGAATACCCACTGAGCTGGCTAATGTTCCCCAAGAGTAAAACTGGAACTCCGATAGAGAGAATATGCTTCAGCCAAAGAGCCAATTGACGGAGCTCTACACGATAAGAAAAGCGTATCTCTTCTATGTTTGGACATCACAGTCAGCTGCTCCTGTTTTACAGAactcccaaatttaggtgaaGCAGTCACCTGTTCTTTAGCCGAACTCAACCCCATATTACTTTCTTCCCACTCCTCATTAATTTTATGAACAAAATATCTTTGTGTGGAATTTATCCAACTTTTCATCCATGAAacgtatttaattttttatagatgACCGGGAGCCTCAAGAAGTGATAGAAATTTCGGAAATTTTGCCCAATTGCGGCATACCGACAGAATGTCCTCCGGACACTTTTCCGGTGCACATCTACACCGGCCAGGACAAGGACGACAGACCCAAACTGTGCGTTCTGGGAAAATAGTAAGTCACCCTTTTGTTGTTTCAAAAAGATCCAGGGCATCTTTATAGAGTCGGCACCAGTCAGTATAAGCATAAAGAAAATATACAATAAGAAGATAATCCCATCCATGTTCGTttatgtttgaaatttcaagccgattacttgCGACTTCTGTATATTATTACTGTTCTGGCTGGGTAAGAGtttaagaacggcacagtatgagagaataccagcgtcatatagcttcatgaaaaagaaaataggaaaatcatcttgggataacagtgaaattttgaatataaaccCCATATATAgtaggatatcttcttatgctatctcttctctatAGTAGTGAACTCGTAATTTAATTtctttaatagaaataaatggGACTGCTAGCCTTTTCTTTGACTCCTAACCTTTGTTTCTGTAAATTTGTTCTTTTTCTCTTAATGAATTATTGAGAGTGTATTCTGGAATTGGATTTTATAGTGTTGTAGGCGTATATCTTTTCTTGTAtgtaacataattattaattgtttttgtcCTGTAAATGTGAGATGATTGAGAACGTCTGGTTCAATTCATTTGCATTTGACGGCAGTGTGATAAGCGGGAACATGGCGACGAGCGGTGGTGGCGGGGGAGGGCGGGGCCTGAACGTGGCCTTGGTGGAGACGCGACACATGAGCATTGTCTCGGTGCAGAACTTCGACCTCTACAGTCAGAACAGCTCGGCGCTCGAGTCCTGGCTGGACGAGCGAGTGAGAGAGCGTGATATCATCATCGCTTTCACTTTCGACGAGGCCTCCAAGGAGCTCAGCAAGAAGGCCAAGGCCTCGCTCTACAAGCTCGGTGCGTTCTAACATTATAAGTAATCAATTGATTTGTTTATTATTGATACAAGTTATTGCTTAGTAGAAAATAAGATTGACAATCGTCATACAGTGCagtacaaaaaaattacacatATCGTAATGCAAACAATAGGCATAACAATTTATAACTAtgctaattatttattaatcactAGTTCACTAGCTACTATACAAGAGATTCACATCAAACTTCCAGCGCATATAATTTtaaaggaatgctgacagaaaaAAATCTTCAGACAGGTTAGCCAAGTCGACGATAGTGAGATTGACGTTATAGAATCTGTAGAAATTATAAGATGACATAGTTGCCAGTTTAATTTTCGACCATCTTCTGCAGTTTGAAATCATCCACCTggcattttgaattgaattccaCTATGAATACCGTGTTTCCTAAGGCTGGCCACCAACGACAGGACATGTGTATACTTATTTTATatatgcatgatgaacatgtgtataCACATGTCCTGTCGTTAGCTGGCCAGCCTTATGGGCCTTTGCGATTGGAAGTAAAGGAGAGTATCACCCCCCTGCCCCCTCACAAAAAATGTGTGATTTTCGGTATGACATAAACGTCTCGGAATTATTAATGAAAGCTCTAAGATTTTGGAGttctgtatatttataaaaaacaaCGTTGCTAAGAGTATTTACTGAAAAGTTTTTGTGAtctatgaaaaaagtaaaaccgaatcaaattgatttaatatgcatgaaaatattgtcaatcaatgaattgattgagaaaaaaacatttcatATCAAATCAGTTATTCTCactttgtcaaaaatataatagttTCATAAActcaattgaatttcaattattggtGTGAAAACATTCAGCTGCAGTGAGATTGATTTAGAGAACCGATTGCTACCACAGGACATAGTTGTGACATTTAGATTTTAGAGGAACGATTGATACCACAGTGCATAGTTTTAGTTCAACATCCAGTAACTCATATCTGATCTATGAATGAAATGATGGATGTTCGCACGTATTATAGTGATTTGAACAGAATTCTTTTAATAATTCTGTTCTAGTTGTTATTTTCACACCTTTCATCCAGGAACAGttttctcatttcattttctttgatcTATCTTTTCGTTTTTGTGTGTTCCTGTTCCAAAACAAACcattaatttgaattagaataattttcatttatttattggaaaaattgtCACATTAATTCTAATTCTAAAACGTTTTTATTGCCGTGAACAAATACAATGACAAAGTCATCAGGATAACATTAAAGAGACATCATCATACATACATTATGATTACAGTTTAATTACATCACATTCGAGTATTATTCATTCgacaatttaataaaaaaaaaaattagccACAGTAGGtccaacttgaaaaaaatacagtaGAAATGTCAAGAAGCAAATACAAACTGCCATTGTGTAAGgcaatataaaataacaattcCAGAATAAGTTTAATCTTACAAAAGCCTGAAAGCCGCAAATCAAACCGAAATTGATCCAAGTGTATTGTAAAGTTGGATCCCATTCATTCATACTTCTGTTGAAGCATCATCCTTAAGTTATTGGTattcatattttacaaaatatacattatattaaTGCATTTTTATACATTCAGGGAGCGGCAAAATCCAAGACTTGCAGTTCAGATCTCAGTGGTACATGATCTCACAAAAAGGCATCAAAGGCTTCACAGCTCTGGAGCGGCTGACCTTCGCCAAGAATGATCACTGGGGTGAAGCCATCGACGAGAGGATGTGTGTTCCCAAGCAAAGTGAGTTATTATGTATTCATGTCATTCCTTCTTTTAATTTACTTACAGAGTTGATAGGTAAACaagattattgataaacaagatAAGCAATGATCTATTAATAGATCAACGTGATTAGTATATACATTTATtaattagattaattcgaacgTTGAATACTCCCTAGCTGGTTATACCATGATAACACTGGGAGTTGGCGTCAAGACGCCCATAATCGAGCTCtaattcataaatttgaaaattcgaaTTGATCAGCCATTGACCATTGAACTTCCTAATCAAGTTTCAGTTTTCTCCTCAATTATTTCGAAGTTTGTCTTGGAAGCATTGTATAGGAATAAAGCTCAAACGAAATTCTCAATTGACTTGAATGTATACAACCTAAATGAATTcactttgaaataattaggGAGCAATAGAAAGATTGATCAGAAAACACGATGGCTGAAGAGCAGTTGATAAAAAGATCAGTTCAATTTTCATTCCAAAACaggattgaataaaaatgtaaataaatcacTGTGCAAAAGTATCCATAGTATTTAGTAGCACTAATTctgattctatttcaatttaatatattCCATCATGCTCGTATATGTTACAgataaataaaatcaaagttatggttatttatattcattttaggTGTGTTATAAAATTTGGACTAAACtacaatgattatattttttgtatatttgttttagTACCTTCAGTGGCCATCACTCCTGATCCATATCCGAGGAAGAACACCGTTCGGGAGAAAGTATGCCGTGAAGTGATTCAACTTCAGTGTacagacttttgtgcaggtCTGTGCTTCAGCATTTTGTATATCAATTTTCaggaataaattaatacttgGCTGAGAAATTCTTGATCTATAGCTATAGAAATCTCAAGTTATTAAGGTGATAAAATGAAAAGACTTGAGCCCAGTCGTTCTTCATCATATTAACTTTTACTGCTGTAAAATGAGATcccaatttcattcaatttgtttaTTGATTCTGATAGAATCGCTCCCTTTTGAGTTTATATGATGGATAATTGATTTTGTAATTGCAACCAGAAGTTGAAGTTGTCACCCAGAAAGTACGCTACTTATGTAATCGAAGAACAACAAGTAACTAAGTTAAACTGTTATACCATTATTCAATGGGATTTCACTTTGATCTTCAGATAATTGAAGTTTGAGCATCGAAAACCGAATGGAGGAATGGAGCTATATAACTTGTACTGTATGATAGATCTTATATTAGGTTGAAATAAAAGTATATGTGAGAGTGTTTCATTCAGATACATTTTCGGGTTAAAGAAACGAGACggggccgccgaaaacaatggatggacaggtagaagctctagtgacccttcagtggtcgcctattcctattgaatttcgacattttcATGGTCTATTGTTAAGGTTTCCTCTCCGTGGAATAGTTATGTGGACCAGTCTGGTTACTTGAAGGCAATTTCAGTTATAAACCAGAGGTAGcatacagtgattggataaacacaccacacattactatcgatgatgagtacaaatttagtcaaacgtACGTGATGTGTAAAGCCCACATCGAGTTTTGGACGTGCATttgtttgccgtccttataaattctacgagattgaatggaacttgacaaacatatgaTACACATCACATATGATACACATCATATGTTGCCAAGTTtcggggagtccgatctcactaggcatgAAACCTGCATCACTGTAGAAAAAGTTGTGTTCAGTCTAATAGAATTCAAAAGGAAGCCAATAAATTGTACGTTCAATAAGTATCGAATTGTATGTAACTCTAGTTTgtctgtatacagcttgtgaTCAAGTTCagtttcatcaaatgaaccattgggaataatacaattacaaatactGGATCACTAActtagattcaataataattgtagaaaatacaagtaacagatgtaaggtgcaaagtaatagataagTTGGTGCTACAAGCTACCTGCTAGAATTGCATTCAAGAAACCACACGGAGCCACTAATGAGGGAATGAAGCAATAAAGACAATAAAGTATGCTAGTCGAGAGTTGCAGGATGCACCTTTTCGGGACAATAGCCCAGTGCACAGGTAGCGCGGCCCCATCTTCTTTCTTTTACCCACATTTTCCAATGTCAATTCTAGAGGAACTGGCATTGGTTCCTTGAGAGAAGGCTGAttttctttccaatattgttatgTGTCCACctaataaatatcatgaataaataatatcagtaAGCTGAACGGTTTCTATGGTGTCAGTTACAGTATTTACTCAACATTTTGTATTCCATTTGGATCTTTACGCTGTAATAAGTTTAATAAAGCCTTATTTCTATCAATATATTGATTTTATCAAATGAAAGGTTTTTGGGGAAAGCCCCCATTTCCTAATTAATTGTTAGTTCCCCATTTAGCAACCATATTTAATGTGATTAAGCTAACTCAAACGGAACCTAAGTAATGTTTGTGTTGTATTTTACAGCTGACAGCCAGCACGAAGTGTTTTCGCCGGCATTGTTGACGAATCGCAGCCTGATTGGTAACCCTGTCTTCTCGAGTCCCATTGTGGTGGTGGGCTCGCCACAGCTCAGTTCATTAGTGCTGACGTTGCAAAGTCTCGTTCATCAGCCTGGCATACATGCGCCCAGTGTGCTCGTTGTCTATGGCCAAGGTCAAACTCAAGATCAAACTAGTTTCAAAGGTCAAACCAGGTTTCAAGGACATATACAAGCTCAAGGCCGCAGCGACTACTCAACAGCAGCTAACTTGTTGAACGGTCAAGGTCATCCTAAAGGTCAAGCTCAACCCCAAGGTGATAGGAAGTCTCAAGGTCACAGCGACTATTCTACAGTCATCAATCTGTTCTCCTTTCAGGCAGTGCCTGTCAATGTTACCTCGGATGACACTAGGGGTgagtattgataataatattattcagggATGAgtatcatttattttttgtgaaatagttatctttctattgataaaaaatgtttgaaGCTATTACAAGcacaaatttattaatataatcacAGTTTACCAGAGATCGATAATGGTGAACCAACTAAAATCGGTAACTGtttatttaaaaagttttttgttGTGATACTATAAagtatttgtatttgttttatttatttactcttatggcttttattggcagagagatcctttcggatattctgccttgccgtattacccaatgtcatttcctatcaacactcaagtttataggttatgtcttgggttcttcatttttctcactaaaaatttgcactttcacttcctgagttcctattttataaattttaaaatcaagaaaactatttttaaacacaaaatcacatttaaaaggcaaaaactataaaaattttgatgataatattgaactgaaaatttcacattacaatttttatatttgataatattactCCATTCATTTATGGAAGtgcaaataattgaaatgatgaggagaagaaaatgagaTGTGTTTTTCAGAAACTCTTCTGAATTTAGGTGAATA
It encodes:
- the LOC120350658 gene encoding uncharacterized protein LOC120350658 isoform X2, producing MHSFMNIHSRFVVGVSTFVVAFILVALVQYWLGHISEVDADGEGGCTMNDTLSSLSTTEDDREPQEVIEISEILPNCGIPTECPPDTFPVHIYTGQDKDDRPKLCVLGKYVISGNMATSGGGGGGRGLNVALVETRHMSIVSVQNFDLYSQNSSALESWLDERVRERDIIIAFTFDEASKELSKKAKASLYKLGSGKIQDLQFRSQWYMISQKGIKGFTALERLTFAKNDHWGEAIDERMCVPKQIPSVAITPDPYPRKNTVREKVCREVIQLQCTDFCAADSQHEVFSPALLTNRSLIGNPVFSSPIVVVGSPQLSSLVLTLQSLVHQPGIHAPSVLVVYGQGQTQDQTSFKGQTRFQGHIQAQGRSDYSTAANLLNGQGHPKGQAQPQGDRKSQGHSDYSTVINLFSFQAVPVNVTSDDTRDYIRKGVETAKERFPNKKYVIVIEEGVIVSPDFLHYMAQMVSVLEKDTTVLAISAWNPNGYVNVSSNPYLAYRSEDRPQYAYMVPFNAFYANKLTQNCSKQSHRETSSNSSEAVDIIYPEVSRVLKRPLDILLSGKPYAYHLDIPRSTNIDPAVWIEKPECMIMDRYVEHLESFLNQSREFVIANEDIASCPSNFPISNILFNDMRNHSIITMYYKESNSDNHTVLRALAGCFGLRFPSDNNPTPPGLFRGILRFTFNNRHVMLIESKSQFYKPKQNIVENKSM
- the LOC120350658 gene encoding uncharacterized protein LOC120350658 isoform X1, with product MKITIVNIHSRFVVGVSTFVVAFILVALVQYWLGHISEVDADGEGGCTMNDTLSSLSTTEDDREPQEVIEISEILPNCGIPTECPPDTFPVHIYTGQDKDDRPKLCVLGKYVISGNMATSGGGGGGRGLNVALVETRHMSIVSVQNFDLYSQNSSALESWLDERVRERDIIIAFTFDEASKELSKKAKASLYKLGSGKIQDLQFRSQWYMISQKGIKGFTALERLTFAKNDHWGEAIDERMCVPKQIPSVAITPDPYPRKNTVREKVCREVIQLQCTDFCAADSQHEVFSPALLTNRSLIGNPVFSSPIVVVGSPQLSSLVLTLQSLVHQPGIHAPSVLVVYGQGQTQDQTSFKGQTRFQGHIQAQGRSDYSTAANLLNGQGHPKGQAQPQGDRKSQGHSDYSTVINLFSFQAVPVNVTSDDTRDYIRKGVETAKERFPNKKYVIVIEEGVIVSPDFLHYMAQMVSVLEKDTTVLAISAWNPNGYVNVSSNPYLAYRSEDRPQYAYMVPFNAFYANKLTQNCSKQSHRETSSNSSEAVDIIYPEVSRVLKRPLDILLSGKPYAYHLDIPRSTNIDPAVWIEKPECMIMDRYVEHLESFLNQSREFVIANEDIASCPSNFPISNILFNDMRNHSIITMYYKESNSDNHTVLRALAGCFGLRFPSDNNPTPPGLFRGILRFTFNNRHVMLIESKSQFYKPKQNIVENKSM
- the LOC120350658 gene encoding uncharacterized protein LOC120350658 isoform X3; translated protein: MSSGHFSGAHLHRPGQGRQTQTVRSGKIMIENVWFNSFAFDGSVISGNMATSGGGGGGRGLNVALVETRHMSIVSVQNFDLYSQNSSALESWLDERVRERDIIIAFTFDEASKELSKKAKASLYKLGSGKIQDLQFRSQWYMISQKGIKGFTALERLTFAKNDHWGEAIDERMCVPKQIPSVAITPDPYPRKNTVREKVCREVIQLQCTDFCAADSQHEVFSPALLTNRSLIGNPVFSSPIVVVGSPQLSSLVLTLQSLVHQPGIHAPSVLVVYGQGQTQDQTSFKGQTRFQGHIQAQGRSDYSTAANLLNGQGHPKGQAQPQGDRKSQGHSDYSTVINLFSFQAVPVNVTSDDTRDYIRKGVETAKERFPNKKYVIVIEEGVIVSPDFLHYMAQMVSVLEKDTTVLAISAWNPNGYVNVSSNPYLAYRSEDRPQYAYMVPFNAFYANKLTQNCSKQSHRETSSNSSEAVDIIYPEVSRVLKRPLDILLSGKPYAYHLDIPRSTNIDPAVWIEKPECMIMDRYVEHLESFLNQSREFVIANEDIASCPSNFPISNILFNDMRNHSIITMYYKESNSDNHTVLRALAGCFGLRFPSDNNPTPPGLFRGILRFTFNNRHVMLIESKSQFYKPKQNIVENKSM